The region ACAGCCGCCCAGGGGGCAAAAGGCTGATCTAAACTATGAAATTCGCTTAATAATTGAGCCTGCCTTGGCGCATGCTGCCAATGGGCAACCCCCGCCACAAACAGAACCATTAAGTAAATATTGTACTTTGATGACTGCACCATCGAGTTTACGAATGGTGATGGTGGGCATAAGGAACAGTTACTGCGGCTCCGCCCAGCCAGCGATCCCCCCCGACTTCCCGAGCCTTCCCTAGGTAATTGCGCTCGCCCATTGCCCAGACCCATCGCCCAGGGACAGAATTGCCGATCATCCAGACCAATGATCTATAATGGTTGGGTAGACAACACCATGGGGCTGTAACGGTTTCGACGTTTTGACGAAAGTCACGCTGTGATGCAGGCCGAGAGGGAGTCCACTCTCGCAAATCAAGGCTCAAAACAAACGTAAATGCGAACAACATCGTTCCTTTTGCTCGTAAAGCTGCACCTGTTGCCGCTTAATCTAAACCCAGTTTAGGTCTAACTTAGTTAGCGAGCGTTCATAGTTTGACTCCGTTAAGAGCTATGGACAAACCCCAACGGATGCTGCAATGGTTCTTCTCTGGTGGATCCATTGCCTAAGACTTAGCCAGAGCATCCCGCCGTCCGGGATAAGTGGCGGTTCCTGCCTCTAGGGTTAGAGAGGCTAAGCCTGTGAATGAGTGGTGTGTTAATACTCAAAGCGGACACGGGTTCGACTCCCGTCAGCTCCATTTCACCCGCCGAGTCGTATCCCAGTCGTCGTCTCAATAGACTGCTCAGGTTTTCGGCTACCCGGCCCACAGTATAAATTCTGTGTTCGATTATTAATTATCTTTCCATCTCAGAGACCCAATGTTGGGTCTCTTTTTGCATCTGCCTATACTGAGAGAGCGGCCTAGGTAGAGGGCCGTGTAGCCCTTTAGACGAGCCATTGAGCGAACGCTGACCTGGCTTCGTTCCTATTAATCAACCCTATTAGAACAATGCGGTTTCCCATTTTGCCTTATCTTTACCAACCGGTTTTTTGTCGCACCTACAAAACCGTCTATAACCCGTGGCGGTTTTGGTTTTTGCATCAGGTGCGCTACCTGGAGCGCTGCTGGCTGCGAGAATATCGCCCCGACGAGCAGCACCACAGTTACTAAAGGCATCGCAGTTTCTAGACGATTGGCCCCTGACGCGGTACGTTAACATCGGCACTACCCCCCCCAAGCGGGACGTTTTAGGTTGCCTATTTTGGTAAACCCATCGTTACCGTGGCCTTGTTGAATTGCCGAGTCTCGTCATGACACCGCCTTTAGCTATTGAATCGCGATCGCACACCGAACTGCGCGACATCGTCACCGAACAACTCCGTCTGCTCATTGACCAGCGCAATTTAGAGGGGGCAAAAGCTCTCCTGGTGCCGGTCAGGGCCGTGGATGTTGCCGATGCGATTGAGGGCCTGCCCCGGGCTATGCAGCTGGTTGCCTTTCGGCTTTTGCCCCGGGCTAAGGCCGTTGAGGTATACGAGTACTGCTCCACCGAGGTGCAGGAGGCTCTCATTCAAGAATTTCAGGATCAAGAAATTCTTGACATTGTCGATAGTATGGCTCCCGATGACCGGGCTGGCCTGTTTGATGAGCTACCCCCCCAGGTCGTGCGGCGCATTCTCGCTCAGCTCACCCCTGAGGAGCGGGCGGCCACGTCCCAACTGCTGGGCTACCAGCCCGAAACCGCCGGTCGGCTGATGACCCCAGAGTATATCTCGCTGGGGGAAGAGCTGACCGTAGCCGAGGCAGGGGATCAGGTGCGGAGTCTGGCCCGCGATCGCGAGGTCAGTTACTACATCTATGTAACCGATCGTCAGCAGACCCTGACGGGGGTGATCTCCCTGCGGGATCTGCTGCTGGCCGAGCCGACCCAGCCGCTACAGCAGGTGATGAACCGGGAGGTGATCTACGCCCAAACCGACACCGATCAGGAGGCGGCTGCCCAGCTGATCCAGCGCTACGACCTGGCGGCGCTGCCCATCGTTGACCGCGAACGCACCCTGGTGGGAGTGATGACCGTGGACGACGCCATGGACGTACTGCAAATTGAGGCCACCGAAGATATCTACACCATGGGAGCGGTGCGATCGGAGGGCAAGAGTTATTTTCAGTCGAACCTGTTGTCGGTGACGCGCAAGCGCATTCCCTGGCTGTCGGTGCTGCTGCTCACCAACACCTTGACCATTTTTGTGATGAGCAACTTTGAAGAAATTCTCGACGAAGTCGTGGCGCTGGCCTTCTTTACACCGCTGCTGATCGATACGGGCGGCAACGTGGGGGCTCAGTCCTCCACCGTCGTCATTCGTGCCCTGAGCACCGATGAACTCAAGCATCGCAAACCCCTCTGGGTGATTCTGCGGGAATCGATCGCGGGCGGCATGCTGGGCATTTTGCTGGGGATTGCCGTGATTGTGCTGGCCTACCTGCTGATGGGCCAGGTGCAGGTGGGTGTCACCGTGGGCATTAGCCTGCTGTGTATCGCCATTATTGCCGCTACCACCGGGGCTGGGCTGCCGTTTTTGTTCAATGCCATGGGCTTTGACCCGGCGCTGATGTCGGCTCCGTTTATTACCACGGTGGTCGATATTCTGGGAATTTTGATCTATCTCAGCATCGCTACGGTGCTGTTGGGAATTAGCTGATGGGGCCAGACCAAAGGCCCTTTTGGGGTGAGTCTCTGTCTGTAGCGCTGCTCTAAAGAGTCTTAAGGGGAGCAAACACCGTCAGCGCCCGGGGCAGACATTCAAATTCCATAGGGTTGACCTCCAGAATCTCGCCGTCGATCACCAGTTTTTGCGGCGGATCGGTGGTGACCTTGATGCGGTTGGTGCGCAGGCAGGTGATATCGTCGCGCTGGGTGGGGTTGCCCCAGGCGGCGGCGGCCATCAGCGAGGCCAGGGCATTGATGCCCTGAAGTCGGGTAGTGCTGGTGGAGATGGTCACCTCTAGCAGGCCGTCGTCGGGGATGACCTCGCCCATGCCCTGGGCCAGAACCGAGGTGGGGGGGGCGACGTTGGCGATGGTGATGGCGTTGGTGGTGACGGTTGAGACCTCGCCCTCAATTTCGAGGGTGGCGGTGAAGGGCTCGGCGGCGGCGAGCTGCCGCACCCCAGAGAGCACGTAGGCCAGGTTGCCCAGCTCGTTTTTGAGCTGGCGGGTGGCCCCGTCTACCATGCCCGCCTCAAACCCTAGCCCGGCCAGCAAGATCATCGGGATGTCGTTGCAGCGGGCGGCATCGACGACGTGGGTGTTGCCCGCCAGAATGGTTTCGCAGGCGGCCCGCAGGTTGGTGGGAATGCCCAGCCCTACCGAAAAGGCGTTGGCGGTGCCTCGAGGAATCACCCCCAGGGGGATGCCGGTGCCGATGGTTGCCCCCGCTACCGCTGACACGGTGCCGTCACCGCCGGAGGCAATGATCAGGCTGCGACCCATGTCGTGCTCATTTTTGGAGTGAATGTGCTCGATGATTTCTCGCGCCTGGTCGGCGGGATCGAGTTCGGGCTTGGTCATGATCACGTTGACCAGGATTTGCGGTTCTAGCACCTCTTTGATCAGGGCGAGATCGGTGTTGGGGTTCCCCTGGCCCGCCACGGGGTTGAAGATCAGGTAGGCAATTTGGCTTTCGGCTATGCCCCGCAGCAGCAGGGTGGCCGACACGTCGTTGAGGGCAACGGGTATGCCCTGAAGCTGGCAGGCTCGCAGCACCAGGGTAAAGCTGGGGAACCCGGTGGCGATCGCCTCGGGGTCGGTAAAGAAAATGACCCCGGTGACCTCCCCGGCGAGAATGTGGGCAGCCAGCTCAATGTCGCCACCCTGGCTCGAGGTGCTGAGGGCGGTGAGTTCGACGCGGGTCATATCCCAGCCGTTTTCAATGCCCTGGGCCATTTCTGCCGGGGCCATGATCTGAAAGTGGGTCAACACCCCCTGGTGCTTTGAGAGCCAGTCTAAGACGGCATCGGTCTGGGAGGGATGGGCCAAAATGGCTAGGGTGCTTGGCATAGGGGCATCTGAATAGTCTATTAATGCTACCACTCCGGTTTGGTTTGGATGGCTGCGCTCTAGGGAACCGCTAGGGGAGCCCCCCACCGCTGACGGCCAGCTGCCCCACAGCGGTTTGCCAGCGGCTCATCAGGGGCGGCAGCCACAGCCAGTTGACGGCCAGGGCGTTGGGATTTACCAGGGTAGGGTCGAGGATCAGGGCCTGGGCGAAGTAGGTCTGGGCCTGCTGCTGGAGCTGGAGCTGTTCTTCCGCCACGATAGCGAGTTCGCTGTTTTGGTGGTAGGCCATGGCCAGACCAGCGTAGGCGTTGGCGGTCATGGGGTTGACCACCTGAAGACTGCCGTCGGGGGGAATGTCGCGGCGCTGGCGCTGATCGAGGTCGATCGCCTGCCGCCAGGCCCCAATGGCCTGATCGTAGTCCCCCAGGGTGAGGTGGGCAAACCCCAGGGCCACCCAGGCCTCTAGAAAGTCGGGGCGACCTTTGACAGCCTGATCCCAAGCGCGGAAGGCATCGCTGGCGGAGGCGTCGGCGTTGGCGCTGGTAAGCCGCATCTGCTGCCAGATCAGTCGGCCCCGCACGTAGGCAATGTCGGGGTCGAGCAGCTGGGACGGAGCGATCGCGCTCACCGCTGACTCGGCGGTGGGGAGATCGCCGCGATCGAGCATCTGCTCGATCAGGGTGCGGGCGGTGTCGGTGCGCCCCAGGGCGATCGCGTTGAGCGCTGCCGACAGCAGCGCCGAATTTGCGGTAGCCGGGGCCGCGCCGCCGCCGGCTACCGGGGGCACCACCGGATCAGGCCCGGTTGGTGGTCTGATGGCGCTCAGGGTGAGCATGGTCAGCCCCAGCACTGCCCCCAGCCCCGCCAGGCCCAGGCCGCCCCACACCAGCCGGTTGGAGGGCACCGACCAGCGGTGAGGCCGCAGCCCCAGCGGCTCGGCCACGGCTGCGCCAGCCTCCTCGGCCTCGGGGGGCCGGGGCAAGGGCTCCCCAGGGCGGGGCGGTTCCTGGGGCCGCAGGCTTTCGACGGGATCGGCAACCAGCGGCGGATGGTTCTGGGCCGACCCACTGGGGCGATCGCGCTCACTCACCTGGGGCTGTGACAGCTGCTGCACCAGGTGGGTGACCGTGGTCTCGGCTGCGGTGGGCTGGGGATGATCTAACTCGTGCAGCCAGTCATAAAGGGGTGGGGTGGCATCCTCGGCCTGGCGGGTAAAAACCTCCGCCGCCAGGCCAGAGATTTCGGGATCGGTGCTGTAGTCGGGCAGCAGCAGCGCTGCCTCGACGAGATCGTCCGGGGCAGCGCTGCCCTCTGGAGCGTAGAGATAGCCGTCGAAGTCGGGACGCAGGTAGAGCAGCGGCAGCATCCAAAAGGGCTGGTCTGAGCCGTAGGCCGACATCAGCCCCTGGCGCACGCGGCTGAGGCACAGATCAATGGGGTGGCCCTGGTGCAGGTTGCGGTAGAGCAGCTGCGTGAAGGTGAGAGCCACATCGTCGGGAATGCGCTCGGCCATGGCAATTACCCCCGGCACCCCCCGATTGACCAGGGCCTGTACCAGGTTTTGCTCCCGCCAGCCCGCCTGGGCGTCGTCGTGGGGGGTGTAGGCCCCCCGGCAGGAATTAAACACCGCCAGGCGAACGCCGTTGTTGACCAAAAGACCGGCCAGATCTTCGCCGCTGAGCCGTTCGCTCAGGCCGGTCTGGCGATTGACTAAAAACAGGTCGCCGCCGGTATCGCTGGTGTCGCTGTGGCCCGCGTAGTGGAGAATGTGGAACTGGCCCTGCTCTAGGGCCTGGGCCAGCTCAGCTCGCCCCGGCTGCTCTAGGATGGTCAGCGCCAGGGTGAGGGGGCCGGGGCCGGTCGCCTGAAGACTGTCCATCAGGCTCTGCACCTCCTGGCGCAGGGCCAGGCGCTCCTGGTCGCTGGGGGCGGCAATAATCACCAGCAGGCGGAGGGCGACGCTGGCCGGGGACAGGGGCACCATGGCGGCCAGATCGCTCACGGTCATGGCCTGGTAATAGCGGCACAGGGTGACATCGAGCCCGGTGGCGAGGGGGCGATCGTCGCCGTAGAGCAGTTCCCAGGGCAGGCGCTGCACCCGACTGTCTTTAAAACCCAGGCGCAGGCGCAGGGGCCGTCGCCGGTTGTGGGCAACCCCCTGGGCCGCCACCCAGCTGTCGCGAATGCGGTCTTGAAACAGGCCCTGATAAAGGGTTTGACCCAGCTGAGTCCAGGGATTCTCAGGGCTGGCGGGGCTGGGGGCCGGGGCGGTGAGCAGCGCGTGCAGGGGGTCTTGCAGCAGCGCCTCGGCCTGGGCCAGCCAGGTATCGACGGGCCAGGTGACCTGGATTTGGGCGAGGGGCACCCCTGGGGCCACGTTTTCGGTGCGCAGCAGGTAGACATCTGGCCCCACGGGCGTAATCGACAGCTGAAATTCCTGGGTCACGGCCTGGGTCACGGGCGGTAGGGGGTGAGTTTCTTTCACGGTAGCTTGCGGAGCTAATCTCGGCGATAGGGGCGACGGGGTTGTTAACAAACTCCGGTCAAATTGCCTGGGCAGGCCAGGGATGGCGCTATGATGGCTTGTCTTCTATTTACAGGGCCTCGGTGGCGAATTCCTGGCGGAATGGTGGTGGTTGGGGTAGGAAGGGGTGGCGCAGCTGGCCGGGGGTGGCGCGATCGCTCGTTCTGGCCGCTCTGATGGGTCTGGTGGCCACCCCTGCGGGCCGGGGGGAAATTGTGCCGGTGGGGTTCGACGGGCTGGAGAGGCCGCCTCTGCCCGAGGCCGAACAAACTCGGCTCGACACCCTGCTCGGGGTGCGCCAGATCGAGGTGCTCAGCACCCTCAGTCCCGACGGCTCTACCGTCGTGGTGGCCGTCAACAGCCGCATTTTTGCAGACGATCGCCGCCTGCACTTCCTCAACCTGCGGACGGGTGCCCTGGGCGATGCCCTGGCCCTGGAGTACGACCTGATCAGTCCCGACTTGCCCCTGCGCTGGGTCAACAACGACACCCTGCGGTTTGTGCAGCAAGACCCCTACGGCCCGTGGGAGATTATCACGGTGAACCGGGTGACTCAAATTGCGTCGCGCACTCGGGTCTACCCCACCCAGCCCGAAGAGGGGGAAGTTTTGGGCATGGCCCCTGACTTTTCTAAGTTTGCCCTGCGGGTCTACGGCGACGATGAAGACACCATTTACGTGGTGTTTTTGCCCTCGCTGCGGCGGCTGGAGGTGGCCAAACTGCCGGAGGAGCTACAGATTCAGCCGCTGGCCTGGTCGGAGAACGGCGATCGCGTAGCGCTGGTGATGTCGTCGGCGGAAGAGCGCCGTCTCTACGATCGCACCCCCAACACCCCCAACCTGGCCAAGCCCGTGGTGCAGGACGCCCTCGGTCGTCTGGCCCCGGCGGACAACCCGTTTCACCAGCACAGCACCGTGCGGGTGTTCGACTTCTCCCAGCCCGAGCCCCTGCGCCTGGAGCTGCTGGCCCCAGACTCCGGCGGCGATCCCTTCGCCGGGGCCAGTCTCAGCCCCGATGGTACACGGCTGCTGGTGAAGCGCTACCGGCCCAGTGCGGTGGCCGGGCGGGCTCACCCCTCCTACGTGTTTCCTGAAGCGGCCTATTTTGAGGTGTATGACCTGGCGGGTACGCTGCTAGACACCGTTGCGGCGGCGGCCCTGCGGGGGCCAACGGAGTCGGGGGGGCAGTTTTTGGGGGATGGTCGCCTGCTGTTTTGGGGCACCGAGGGCAGCAATCGCCACCTGCACGTCTACGATCTGGGCCAGCGCACCCTGACCCCGTTGCCCCTGCCGCCGGGAGCGGTGGATCCGGCATCGATTGTGGCCAGCGAGGATGGCCGCACCGTGGTCTACGGGTTTTCGTCGGTGACGCAGCCGCCAGAGCTGTTTGTGCTCACCCCCGATGGGGAGTCAGAGCCGCGATCGCTCACCACCCTCAACGCCGCCGTTGCCGACAGCAACCGGGTTCGCGTAGATCCGGTGAGCTTTGCCACCGCCCGGGGCGATGCGCAGAGCGGTTTCTCCCAGGAGCGCCAGGGCTTTTTGATTCAGCCCGCTGGCAGCGCCTTTCCGCCCCGGGGGGTGCCAATTGTGCTGTGGCAGCAGGGGGGGCCGGGCTTCTCTATGGTGAACGAGTTTGGCGTTGAAGTTGAAATGCCGCTGAACCTGCTGCCTAACTTTGGCCTGGCGGTACTGGTGGTGCCCCTCTCTGGGCGAGAGGGCTTTGGCCCCGAGTTCTATCGCGCCCTGGCCGACCACCAAAACTTTGGTCAGATCGACCTGCAAGAGGGAGCTGAGATCGTTCGCCAGATGGTGCAGCGAGGCTGGACGACCGCCGCCCAAGTGGGGCTCACGGGCTGTTCCTACGGGGGCTACTACACGGCGCAGTTTACTAGCCAGTTTCCTCAGCTAGTGGCGGCGGCCAACCCCCAGTGCTCGCTGCTCGACACGCTGACCGAGTGGCAGCTGGGCTATTCGTCGCTGCTGTCGTACCTGGTGGGCAAAACGCCCATGGAAGCCCCCAGGGCCTATCTCCAGGTGTCGCCGCTCTACAGCGCTGCATCGATTCGCACCCCCACGCTGCTGTTCCACGGGGCTGATGACTTTTTGCAGGTCGATGTGGCCCGCAACTTCCACGATGTGATCGAGGGCTCAGGGGTGCCGGTGACCCTCTATGAGTTTGAGGGGGTGGGGCACAGCCTCTACGGGTCGGCCTATCAACCTTTGGCGGCGCAGCTGCAAATCGAGTTTTTTCGGCAATACTTACAGCCGTAGGCGAGACGGGCTGGCCCCAGCCCGCTGGCAATGAAGTTGGGCATTGGTCTAAAGCAGGCAAAAACTGCCGCAGCCAGGCTACGGCAGTCTGAGGTGCGGCTTGCTTCCCCAGTAGCGCAGGGGTAGAAGCGGCTTGGGCGGCTCTAGGCCGTTAGGGTTTTGCGCTTAAAGGTGCTGAGGCCTGCGTACCTGGCTTTTGCACCCAGTTCTTCTTCGATGCGCAGCAGCTGGTTGTACTTCGACAGGCGCTCGCCCCGGCAGGGGGCACCCGACTTGATCTGCCCGGTCATGGCTCCCACCACCAGGTCGGCGATAAAGTCGTCAGGGGTTTCGCCGGAGCGGTGGCTGACCATGCAGGTGTAGCCCGCCTCGTGGGACATTTTGATCGCTTCAAGGGTTTCGGTGATCGAGCCGATCTGGTTGACCTTGACCAGGGTGGAGTTGCCAACGCCGTCTTTGATCGCCTGGGCGATGATGGCGGGGTTGGTGACAAAGGCGTCGTCGCCGACCAGCTGAAGGCGATCGCCCAGGCGCTGGGTCAGCCGCTTCCAGCCCTCCCAGTCCTGCTCGCCCAGGCCGTCTTCGATGGAGACAATGGGGAACTGGTTGGCCCAGCTCTCCCACAGGTCGATCATGTCTTCGGTGCTCTTGCGGCTGTTGTCGGACTTGTAGAACAGGTAGCTGCCGTCCTCCTGGTAGAGCTCGCTGACGGCGGGGTCGAGGGCGATCGCGATGTCGTCCCCTGGCTTCAGGCCCGCTTTCTCGATCCCCTTGAGAATCACCTCAATGGCCTCGACATTGCTCTTGAGGTTGGGGGCAAAGCCGCCCTCGTCGCCGATGGCGGTGCTGTAGCCCGCGTCCTTGAGCACCGCCTTGAGGGCGTGGTAGACCTCGGCCCCGTAGCGCAGCGCCTCAGAAAAGGTGGGCGCACCCACGGGGGCGATCATAAATTCTTGAAAGTCAACGCTGTTGTCGGCGTGGGCACCGCCGTTGATGATGTTAAAGCAGGGCACCGGCAGCAGCACCGAGTCGGGACCACCCAGGTGCACGTAGAGGGGAATGCCTGCGGCCACCGAAGCGGCCCGCGCCACCGCCATCGACACGCCCAGAATCGCGTTTGCGCCCAGGGTGCCCTTGTTGTCGGTGCCGTCTAGGGCCAGCATTTTGTGGTCAACGGTGGCCTGGTCGGTGGCATCCATGCCCTTGATCGCCGGGGCGATGGTGTCGTTGACGTTGGCCACGGCTTTTAGCACGCCCTTGCCGCCGTAGAGAGATTTGTCGCCATCGCGCAGTTCTAGCGCCTCACGAATGCCCGTGGAGGCCCCGGAGGGCACCCCGGCCCGCCCCTTGGCACCACCCTCTAGCACCACATCGACCTCAACCGTAGGATTGCCCCGAGAATCGAGGATCTGCCTGCCGTGAACTGATGTAATTGCAACCATGACCTTTACTCCATTGGTGATTCAATGAGCCGCCGCTACCCCGCCTTGGGGTAAAGCCAGATTAGCCCATCGGCAAGCCTGTAGTATCGTACCGAGAAACCCTTTCTTAGGGTAAAGTGAGCCACAGTTTGGGGCCGTCTCGGCGCACTCAGCGGGAATTGCCCCCCAAAACTGCCCCAGAAACCGTTCTAGAAACCGTCCCCGCGCCAGCGCCACACCCGCGTCTCCTGCCGCTGGCAGATAGGGGGATGGTACCGGAGTCGGGCTCATCGGGCGTCAATTCTTACGATCCCCTAAGGATCAGCATTTCATGACTGAGCTGCGATCGCAGGCAGGCAAGGGCGCGTGACTCCCTCAGTGCGGAGGATAGGGGTGCGGGCCTTGCAGGCGTGGGCGGATCGATCAGGAGTAGTCCCTGGCTTCGATTAGATCGCCCTGCTGGTTGTGGATGCAGAGTTCTGTCTTTTGGGCCTTAGCTTTTGCTCGGGCTTTATCGACCACATCGGCTTTGGTGCTGCCCTGGGCAACCCGTTTGTTCCCTTGGGTGGCTACCCAGCCCGCATCGTCGGGGTCGGCAAAAACGTGAATTGGTTCGCTGTCGTCCTTGTCCGACGCGGCGGCAACGGCCTGCCCGGTGGTGCCGCCGGTATTTTTCTTGGCGATTTGTTTGCCCCGGCGTTTGGCCCATTTTTCGGCCTGGGCGGTGGCGATCGCGATCGCCCGCCCGTCCCCATAGCCGTCATCCAGTAGGGCATTGGCAATGTCGATCGCCTTGCGCCGCACCTCGGCGGTCAGATTTTTCATCGAGGTGGGGTAGTCGTCGTAGCTCCAGGGCATGGGTCGGCTTTCCTCAGTCTAAACGCTAGTCTAAGAGCTGTAGCTGCCGAGAGTTCCAGCGGTTGTTGTAGAGATCGACGTAGCGATAGAACAGCTGCTTCGCCTGACTGGTTTTTTGCGGGCGAGGCCTCGGGCTAAACAATCCATCATAGTTGCGTTTGGCCAGGTGATGCAGGTAGGGCAGATCCTCCAAGAGGGTGAGACTGGCGGCTACAATCAGCACGGCCTTGAGCAATTCCCTCGGCCATTGCAGGTCGCTAAACATTTGGATAGACAAATAGTGTTCTTTGTCGTTGAGCGGCATCACGCTAAAGAGGACGTGAATAAACCTTTGACCGTATGCAGGTACTTTCAGCTCAATTTGGTGGGGCGAGTGGATGGTCAACTCGACCTCAACGCTGGGGTTGCGCCACAGCCTGAGGATATTCATGGGCGAATCGAGCATTGTTTTAAATCGGATCTGGCCCCCGGCCTCGGTCTTGCGAAAGTCGCTGATTTTAATCACCTTGAGGTTGCCCAAGCTGAAGCGGTGAATGCTTTCTAGATGGCCAACATTGAGCAGATGATAAATCTGACAGAGGTAGGGGTAGGGCAGCCGATAGCACTGCTGGGCAACACAGCTAGACTCAACCGCTAGAGCGTCGGCCCTGGCCAACTCAGCCTCCGCCAACGCTATAGAATCCAGGTGGTCTTCGGCCAGGCCAATGCACACCCATCCCAGCAGCAAGACCAGGGCAATTAAGCAGTAGGAAATATCCCGAGGGTTGACAGCAGCGGTAGAAAAAGCCGCCCAGCCGCGATCCGCAGCACCATAGATAATTGCCGGAATGGCTAAAAGCCACAGGCCGTACTTCAGAATATTGCGCTTGAGGCGATCTTCTACGGGCGATCGCGTCTCGCTGATGTGGGTTAGGTAGGCTTGTATTTTGTCTGGATAGTACATGGCCATCCCCTTTTCAGGAATAAAAATTAATCTCGCTTAACCAGACGTTAAAGATTATTGAATGTGGTTTCCCTCAATCCGAAGGATGAGATAACCCATTAATATTCACTTGGATAGATTGATAAAAGTCAGGGATACTTCTCCTGGTTTTGGGTGCATTTTTCGAGAGGTTAAAGGGGAGCATCCCACCTATGTGAATTTGCCACTTTGACGGCAAGCGAGTCTGTCATTCCCGTATAGATAGGCATCTACGTTGGACGGCTCCAGATAGATTCCCACTTTTGTGGAAATGCCGTAGACACTTGCGAAAGGGGGATGCACCCGGCTAAAGCGCGCTCGAAAAAATCGCCAATTTGCTGGCGAAGTACCCTGTCTAGTATTCGGCGGTATGGGTCAGCCCATTCTTCCGGGGGGCAGGTTCTAGCGGCTAGGCATCCGGCGCGGTCGGCCTACCTAGGCCCCAGAGTCTCAGACTGCTGGGAGTCAGCGGTTCCCCGCTGGAGGGTCTGGTGAATGGTCAGCTGGCGTGCAGCCATGGCGGCGGCAAACAAATCGGTCGAGAGCGCCTGCTCGACGGGGTGCACCCCCGGGCACCGGAGGGTGCCGTTGAGCAGGAGTTCTGCGATACTGCCGGTGCCGAGGCCGGTGGCGATCGCCGCGCTGTCGTGGGCAAAGGTGCTGACGTAGTGGCTGTCTATGCCCTCCTGCTGCCCCCAAATGTCGCAGCGCATGGCGACGCCGGTACCGCTAAAGCGATCGGTCACATCGGTCATCGCGTGGCTGACCTGGGCCAAAAACTCCACCGTCTGTCGATGGCGCAGCACCCTGGGCGGCAGCCAGTGGGCCATCGCTCGGGTGGCGTGGTTGTAGAAGCCGGGCACCACGCCAAACTTGGTGATCACGCTGCTGACCGGGAAGGTTTGCTGGAGGGTGATGGCTTCGGGCATGTCGTACCAGTAGACACTGGCTCTGCCGTAGGGGGCCGGAAATTCCAGCGTCTCGCGCGCCGTGTAGGGCTTCACTGACTGCCACCTGCCGTCGAGCCAGGCGTCGAAGGGGTGTTGCAGCCCAATGAAGGTAGTGCGCATCACCGTCACCCCCGCCCCTCCAGACCCGGCGACAATATAGCTCAGCTGAATCGAAGTGGCCTCGTCTAACGCTTCGACCCCCTGGCGCACCATACTGTTGGAAATGCCCGGGAACACCCCGCTGTTGATCACCGCCGTCACCCCCGCCGCCTCGGCCTCGGGATGTAGAGCCAGGGCCTTGCGGGTAAAGCTGCGCTCGTCGCTGACGTCGGTATAGTTGACCTTTTGCTCAATGCAGGTGTGCAGCACCTGGGCGTCACGGTAATGAAAGGGGCCTGCCGAATGTACCACCAGATCGGCCTGGGCGACGGCGGCCTGTAGCTCTGGTGGACTGCCAAGATCTAGAGGGTGAAACTCTACCCTGGAGCCTAAGCGTTGTTGAACGGCCAGTCCCTGCTGAGGGCTGCGCCCGGTGATGGTAACTGCGGCATCGGTGTGGGCCAAGATGTCTTTGGCAATGTTGCTGCCAATGCGTCCGCAACCG is a window of Nodosilinea sp. PGN35 DNA encoding:
- a CDS encoding YegS/Rv2252/BmrU family lipid kinase, with protein sequence MPSTLAILAHPSQTDAVLDWLSKHQGVLTHFQIMAPAEMAQGIENGWDMTRVELTALSTSSQGGDIELAAHILAGEVTGVIFFTDPEAIATGFPSFTLVLRACQLQGIPVALNDVSATLLLRGIAESQIAYLIFNPVAGQGNPNTDLALIKEVLEPQILVNVIMTKPELDPADQAREIIEHIHSKNEHDMGRSLIIASGGDGTVSAVAGATIGTGIPLGVIPRGTANAFSVGLGIPTNLRAACETILAGNTHVVDAARCNDIPMILLAGLGFEAGMVDGATRQLKNELGNLAYVLSGVRQLAAAEPFTATLEIEGEVSTVTTNAITIANVAPPTSVLAQGMGEVIPDDGLLEVTISTSTTRLQGINALASLMAAAAWGNPTQRDDITCLRTNRIKVTTDPPQKLVIDGEILEVNPMEFECLPRALTVFAPLKTL
- a CDS encoding CHAT domain-containing protein; translated protein: MTQAVTQEFQLSITPVGPDVYLLRTENVAPGVPLAQIQVTWPVDTWLAQAEALLQDPLHALLTAPAPSPASPENPWTQLGQTLYQGLFQDRIRDSWVAAQGVAHNRRRPLRLRLGFKDSRVQRLPWELLYGDDRPLATGLDVTLCRYYQAMTVSDLAAMVPLSPASVALRLLVIIAAPSDQERLALRQEVQSLMDSLQATGPGPLTLALTILEQPGRAELAQALEQGQFHILHYAGHSDTSDTGGDLFLVNRQTGLSERLSGEDLAGLLVNNGVRLAVFNSCRGAYTPHDDAQAGWREQNLVQALVNRGVPGVIAMAERIPDDVALTFTQLLYRNLHQGHPIDLCLSRVRQGLMSAYGSDQPFWMLPLLYLRPDFDGYLYAPEGSAAPDDLVEAALLLPDYSTDPEISGLAAEVFTRQAEDATPPLYDWLHELDHPQPTAAETTVTHLVQQLSQPQVSERDRPSGSAQNHPPLVADPVESLRPQEPPRPGEPLPRPPEAEEAGAAVAEPLGLRPHRWSVPSNRLVWGGLGLAGLGAVLGLTMLTLSAIRPPTGPDPVVPPVAGGGAAPATANSALLSAALNAIALGRTDTARTLIEQMLDRGDLPTAESAVSAIAPSQLLDPDIAYVRGRLIWQQMRLTSANADASASDAFRAWDQAVKGRPDFLEAWVALGFAHLTLGDYDQAIGAWRQAIDLDQRQRRDIPPDGSLQVVNPMTANAYAGLAMAYHQNSELAIVAEEQLQLQQQAQTYFAQALILDPTLVNPNALAVNWLWLPPLMSRWQTAVGQLAVSGGGLP
- the mgtE gene encoding magnesium transporter, which codes for MTPPLAIESRSHTELRDIVTEQLRLLIDQRNLEGAKALLVPVRAVDVADAIEGLPRAMQLVAFRLLPRAKAVEVYEYCSTEVQEALIQEFQDQEILDIVDSMAPDDRAGLFDELPPQVVRRILAQLTPEERAATSQLLGYQPETAGRLMTPEYISLGEELTVAEAGDQVRSLARDREVSYYIYVTDRQQTLTGVISLRDLLLAEPTQPLQQVMNREVIYAQTDTDQEAAAQLIQRYDLAALPIVDRERTLVGVMTVDDAMDVLQIEATEDIYTMGAVRSEGKSYFQSNLLSVTRKRIPWLSVLLLTNTLTIFVMSNFEEILDEVVALAFFTPLLIDTGGNVGAQSSTVVIRALSTDELKHRKPLWVILRESIAGGMLGILLGIAVIVLAYLLMGQVQVGVTVGISLLCIAIIAATTGAGLPFLFNAMGFDPALMSAPFITTVVDILGILIYLSIATVLLGIS